A segment of the bacterium genome:
CACTCAATGGCGGTTAATGTGCGCACGTGCGTTTCACCTCTCTTCACGGCGAAACGCGCGAAGCTACGCAGCAGGTACTCCTGTCCAGAAAGATCGAATCCTGCGGCTCGACGGACGGCAAGGTAGGAGTCGACCGCGATCATCATCTCAGCATCTCCGGCCAGGGCTGGGCGACGCTCTCGAGAAGGTCCCGGTCCACCTTTGCGTAGTAGTGCGCGGTTGTCTCAATGGAGCTGTGTCGAAGAAGGGAGCCGATCTCATAGAGGGAAACGCCCTGCCGTAGCATTTCTCTCGCTGCTGTATGCCGCAGGACGTGAGCGCCCGTGACTGGAGCTGTCACGCCAGCTCGCCGCATGACGCTTTTGACGACCGACGACACAGCGTCTCCTCGGCGGAACGGCCCGATGGGAGCAATCACGCGAAGGAAAGCCCGGTCCGTGTTGGCTGCTGGTCTGCGCTCGAGGTAGGACAGCAAGGCATCTCCCACCTCTTGCGGGAGGGGGAGCCGCACCTCTCTTCTCGACTTCCCAGAGACGACGAGGCTGCCGTCCTTCCAATCGATGTCGGTGAGCCTCAGTTCAGCAACGTCTCCGGCGCGTAGACCGAGCCGAACCAGAAGGAGGATAATTGCCCGATCACGAATTCTCGCCACCGACTCGCCATCGCATGCAGCGAGGAGCTGAGCGACTTCGGAGGCAGAAAGACCCCGGGGCAGGCTTGCCAGTCGCCACCCGGCCAACGTCGGCACAGCCGGCTCCAGCCCCGTACGACACAGTCCTTGAACGATAAGAAACCGCAAGAACGCTCGTAACGAGGCGGCGAGAGCCTGTGCTGACCGCTGGCTGGACGTACGATGGCGCATGGCGAAGAACTCGCGAATTCCTCGCGCGTCGTAAAGGCTCGGGTCGTCTCCAAGGCACCTCTGGAAGTCTGCGGCTCGGCGGCAATGTTGCCGACGAGTATGCGCTGAGACGCCGCGGTGTCGCTGCAGCCAGTGACCAAATGAGTCGATCAGAGGCGGATCCGGTTCTGCTTGCTTTGCTATGCCACCGGCGATGACCCCGACCTCCCGAAGATGATCCACAAACAGCTTTGCGCCGCAGA
Coding sequences within it:
- a CDS encoding tyrosine-type recombinase/integrase, translated to MLDSYFVAPKTLRRLRNGTFGPYLDDFAEELKEKGYSRWTALTYLRSAAHLGHFVERQAIALEGVSDVTLDSYRQHLLRCRCPRPFSGKVNPHAFCGAKLFVDHLREVGVIAGGIAKQAEPDPPLIDSFGHWLQRHRGVSAHTRRQHCRRAADFQRCLGDDPSLYDARGIREFFAMRHRTSSQRSAQALAASLRAFLRFLIVQGLCRTGLEPAVPTLAGWRLASLPRGLSASEVAQLLAACDGESVARIRDRAIILLLVRLGLRAGDVAELRLTDIDWKDGSLVVSGKSRREVRLPLPQEVGDALLSYLERRPAANTDRAFLRVIAPIGPFRRGDAVSSVVKSVMRRAGVTAPVTGAHVLRHTAAREMLRQGVSLYEIGSLLRHSSIETTAHYYAKVDRDLLESVAQPWPEMLR